One Leopardus geoffroyi isolate Oge1 chromosome C1, O.geoffroyi_Oge1_pat1.0, whole genome shotgun sequence DNA segment encodes these proteins:
- the XIRP2 gene encoding xin actin-binding repeat-containing protein 2 isoform X1: protein MMEESGMCTVPGGLARVKKQFEKDKIASSCNTLSQYQYQHQKRSEQEIIHSSQVDISRSSQEMERNEQAASKAHKSDVLETEMASHLEKHTEEINQASQFHQCVQETVIDTPEDEEIPKVSTKFLKEQFEKSAQEKVLYSEKEMTPAKQIKIESEYEESLKPSSVVGPSSTSCTSTSQRKETSTTKHSTHSATSSTLAQVNATSTGKTEEFPPPPPEIFQAPIDGTAFSQSPEFPNPPRTPPVPKELYSKQRNLYELNRLYKHIHPELRKNLEKHYISEVSEIVSSQVNPGSSVLADVQQARYVFENTNDSSQKALNSEREHLEWDEILKGEVQSMRWIFENQPLDSINNGSPDEDNINGGIADQEIIAGGDVKYTTWMFETQPIDALGDHSSGMEENAEKIPELARGDVRTARWMFETKPLDSMNKMHQGQEESVVTTIKDITGGDVKTVRYMFETQHLDQLGQLHSVDEVHLLQLRSELKEIKGNVKRSIKCFETQPLYVIRDGLGQMLEIKTVHREDVEKGDVRTARWMFETQPLDTINKDITEIKVVRGISMEENVKGGVSRAKWLFETQPLEKIKEESEEVIIEKETIIGTDVSRKCWMFETQPLDILKEVSDADPLRSEKIIGGDVQTTKHLFETLPIEALKDSPDVGKLQKITASEEEKGDVRHQKWVFETHPLEDIREDKKEYIRTVKLEEVDRGDVKNYTHIFESNNLIKFDASHKIQVEGVTRGAVELNKSLFETTPLYAIQDHLGKYHQVKTVQQEEILRGDVRSCRWLFETRPIDQFDESIHKFQIIRGISAQEIQTGNVKSAKWLFETQPLDSIKYFSNMEEVESKTEQATDIVKGDVKTCRWLFETQPMESLYEKVSLMSDCEEIRKGDVKACTWLFETKPLDTIKDDSEATVKLQTVKQEEIQGGDVRTACFLFETENLDSIQGEEGKEIKAMEMDIQAGDVSSMRHKFENQSLDSISSSSEEVLKKIKALKTEDIQKGNVLNCRWLFENQPIDMIKESQEGDELVKTVTDIQGGDVRKGCFIFETFSLDEIKEESDCVSTKKTIAEEVMKGDVKSYRMLFETQPLYAIQDREGYYHEVTTVKKEEVIHGDVRGTRWLFETKPLDSINQSETVYVIKSVTQEDIQKGDVSSVRYRFETQPLDQISEESRDTVSTVDYIQGGDVKTSKQLFESENFDKNTYIRTVSVNEIQKGNVKTSTWLFETHTIDELRGEGSEYENIKTVTQEDIQKGDVKQAVWLFENQTLDSIKEADESTTKIIKEEIPPSDVKTTTWLFETTPLHEFNESRVEKVEIIGKSIKETLEELYSQKVIEAPGIIIEADEVGDVRMAKYKLMNQASPEIQKEEIIRVDLKNIMVNLLSKRDCTKREILVSEEEKGNVNLTKTQLLNRSTEFHAEKEEIVSGDVQQAIKNLFSEERSVKKGILIQEDEKGDINMTIYCLLHENTGDTIEREEVIGGDVKRTIHSLLSSISNNKISERAKIDASERGNVQFFTTCIEIGALDYLKQLQTGSNETLTAGKQEREEEIIGGDVEGTKLLLKKRQSRVERTVNETDIIPGDVQNTVKVFMTEPQTTFCKTPKEEIIKGDLKSTLNSLNQAISQKTVAKTEEIIKSDMLATFKSLKESSHQWKESKQPNAIPDDIEKAIECLEKTANTRTEILKKELIRDDLEMSLRNLKKAQRAFKEVDKKSVMKEDVKAVMVGSSEEQKTKIHQMAEQRDKKSVLQPRPGPFEPAARWQGGTDTPNQTTGKSCHGNLIEERTELNLPKAPKGTVKIVIDREQNNDALEKNLRRLSNSHHKASKNVLESGDKMGVWMDTTAEQHFGDEHMSRQLTSTVSAKENLKTKESETVREQKKDAVFNSTQSVDKTIGRQQTQTCELRNDHQKIESFSVKSPKNTKQTKISTDKQSPKPSPTQSLVNKTVVETCEVSEDFQKQTSLKQEIQCSSKGIRKNMNPQPILPIDQDISNTTEVKVSPKSHSKFKASDKKQADVHLKSQDFLMRTNTSTDLKRAMEMSFNSISFNPENNLKESECSLPPPSPPPAPPSNASSEIEFPLPPPPPLMMLPEKNVFPPSLSTEMIKAEIESFPGLPLPPPPEDEKSECLSMFPPPPPPPTPSLKPSHLLPSSVQEKRSGAIIQYSQEEASSSQQTHSQAKVLTGKSGVILPPPTFPKPKFFKQMEDKKNHGSPRGELENSPPDMECKATPSKDQKKVIMVTSSEHTEMKQNLSRNLDESKQFSMDSKRSLSQTVPETSQPKENTIAPLVKSHSFSAGSGQQSPKPYMRKFKTPLMIAEEKYRQQREELEKQKHESSCYKIVKTESPNQNMSELKKEVLLQKTNEVVPLPGMDSRSHSQVLGVGADNPPSTTPAVTVAAEGRQRTLPASEDKDTMEKEVLQSSRDTLQSISACEIKQSHQECKTQQAQQKYVEEQLHLPQRKPVSPSFTVKSTKLPTADHKLNETDHIYESHKKQSEVDVQTISKQQYQKTEKTEASTEYSNKQSVAEKYCQLPKKEKRVTIKLPTEPTGKSHENKLNIVHEKQREYRESESGKLPGNERTNQEASMAGPKEERLTVERKQEHLNKSAQKVVKQKVTDVHLDSQTQNFQQTQIQTSESQVEHKKLPEPYNKLQEEKCLGVKGIQQKQVFSNTKDSKQEITQNKSLFSSVKESQQDDGKCAVNILEFLRKREELQQILSRVKQFEAEPDKNGLKTFQTLLNIIPVWLLSEEKRQYGVCIAMENNIEKIKEEITHIKTQAEEMLMSCEDIIQTAMISSKAGKQRHKPTSLNETLPKMPNVSEQQENTIVEKTEHCQVATHHEATAHNHVKTHQEIKLDNSKISPPSLKTRPPSPTFITIESTARRTETSTKDELSQSPKKDSFAEPSPRTPMAQTSRVGRADASPPPPRSRSEQLVKLKDTTAKLSRGGVPCTSGTPVPIVEKRSEIIASPATLRRQIKIETRGRDSPPTITIPISVNHVDSGSFRGSMEAQEEVRQVEKRATYFHKDAGNSAQRLLPDTESFDAVEIIRKVEGPRRSEHTQRFEAANQTVQMAENFVSDHEDEINRWFREFEDGPAFEAESNRRVYTNGETNHNIKQESHSFCKEEFGLTSLENTSFTGFSCNRPRELQEKISVKQPSVRSETRTLSEHFSGVDAFEGQVVGSRMTVSSSHSSEAGKSGFDFKHAPPTYEDVIAGHILDISDSPKELRRNFQKAWQESESVFKSLGCATSDASATEMRTTFHEDSAFISEAAAPRQGNMYTLSKDCLSNGVPSSRQAEFS from the exons GAGATAATCCACAGCAGCCAAGTGGACATTTCAAGAAGCAgccaggaaatggaaagaaatgaacaagCAGCCTCCAAAGCACACAAAAGTGACGTTCTTGAAACAGAAATG GCCTCTCATCTTGAAAAGCACACTGAGGAAATAAACCAAGCTTCTCAGTTCCATCAATGTGTTCAAGAAACAG TCATTGATACACCTGAGGATGAAGAGATTCCAAAGGTTtcaacaaagtttttaaaagagcaatttGAAAAGTCTGCCCAGGAAAAGGtcctttattctgagaaagagatgaCCCCAGCCAAGCAGATTAAG ATTGAAAGTGAATATGAAGAGAGTTTAAAACCATCATCAGTTGTGGGTCCCTCTTCTACTTCTTGCACTTCGACCAGCCAGAGGAAGGAAACATCAACCACAAAACATAGCACCCACAGTGCCACTTCCTCAACTCTAGCACAAGTTAATGCCACCTCTACGGGAAAGACAGAAgaatttcctcctcccccacctgaaATATTTCAAGCTCCAATAGATGGGACAGCATTTTCCCAGTCCCCTGAATTCCCCAACCCTCCTAGAACACCACCAGTACCCAAAGAATTATATTCTAAGCAAAGAAATTTGTACGAATTAAACCGTTTATATAAACACATCCATCCTGAGTTaagaaaaaacttagaaaaacatTATATCAGTGAGGTTTCTGAAATTGTCTCTAGTCAAGTGAACCCAGGGAGCTCAGTTTTAGCAGATGTGCAACAAGCCCGgtatgtttttgaaaatacaaatgacaGTTCTCAAAAGGCTCTGAACTCAGAAAGAGAACACTTGGAGTGGGATGAAATTCTGAAGGGGGAGGTGCAGTCCATGAGATGGATCTTTGAGAATCAGCCATTAGATTCCATCAACAACGGCTCTCCAGATGAAGATAACATCAACGGGGGCATTGCTGATCAAGAAATCATTGCTGGTGGCGATGTGAAATATACAACATGGATGTTTGAAACCCAACCCATAGATGCACTGGGTGATCATTCTTCTGGCATGGAAGAAAATGCTGAGAAAATTCCTGAACTAGCCAGAGGAGATGTCCGCACAGCCCGGTGGATGTTTGAAACAAAGCCATTAGACTCAATGAATAAAATGCACCAAGGTCAAGAAGAATCAGTGGTAACCACCATAAAGGACATCACCGGTGGGGATGTCAAGACTGTGAGGTATATGTTTGAAACTCAACATCTGGATCAGCTTGGACAGCTTCATTCAGTGGATGAAGTTCACCTTCTGCAACTCAGGTCTGaactcaaagaaattaaaggaaatgtgaagagaagtataaaatgttttgaaactcAACCATTATATGTTATTAGGGATGGTTTAGGTCAAATGCTAGAAATTAAAACTGTTCACAGAGAAGATGTTGAAAAGGGAGATGTGAGAACAGCACGTTGGATGTTTGAAACACAGCCCTTGGACACAATTAACAAGGATATCACAGAAATTAAAGTTGTCCGAGGAATATCCATGGAAGAAAATGTCAAAGGTGGGGTGAGTAGGGCAAAGTGGTTATTTGAAACTCAACCTTTggagaaaatcaaagaagaatcAGAAGAGGTCATcattgaaaaggaaacaataatagGTACAGATGTCTCCAGAAAGTGTTGGATGTTTGAAACACAGCCATTAGACATTCTAAAAGAAGTTTCCGATGCAGATCCTCTAAGATCTGAAAAGATAATAGGGGGTGATGTACAAACTACTAAGCATCTATTTGAAACACTTCCAATAGAGGCTTTAAAAGATAGCCCTGATGtaggaaaacttcaaaaaattactgcttctgaagaagaaaagggggatgTTAGACACCAAAAATGGGTTTTCGAAACCCACCCTCTGGAAGACATTAGAGAAGATAAAAAAGAGTACATACGAACAGTGAAACTTGAAGAAGTTGACAGAGGTGATGTAAAGAATTACACACATATCTTTGAATCaaacaatttaattaaatttgatGCATCACATAAAATACAGGTGGAAGGAGTCACGAGAGGTGCTGTAGAGTTAAATAAATCACTCTTTGAAACAACACCACTATATGCCATTCAAGATCACCTTGGAAAATATCATCAAGTAAAGACAGTCCAACAAGAAGAAATCCTAAGAGGTGATGTACGGAGTTGTAGGTGGCTGTTTGAAACAAGGCCCATTGACCAGTTTGATGAAAGCATTCATAAATTCCAGATAATTAGAGGAATATCTGCTCAAGAAATACAGACTGGAAATGTGAAGTCTGCTAAGTGGCTATTTGAAACTCAACCTCTtgattcaattaaatattttagtaatatgGAAGAAGTAGAAAGTAAAACTGAACAAGCTACAGATATTGTTAAAGGGGATGTCAAAACTTGTAGATGGCTTTTTGAAACCCAACCAATGGAGTCTCTTTATGAAAAAGTTTCATTAATGAGTGACTGTGAAGAAATTCGTAAAGGAGATGTCAAAGCCTGCACTTGGCTCTTTGAAACTAAGCCTCTTGATACCATAAAAGATGACTCTGAAGCAACAGTCAAGTTGCAAACTGTAAAACAGGAGGAGATCCAAGGTGGGGATGTTCGTacagcatgttttctttttgagacagaaaatttGGACAGCAtacaaggagaagaaggaaaagaaatcaaggccATGGAAATGGATATCCAAGCCGGAGATGTCTCCAGCATGAGGCATAAGTTTGAAAATCAGTCCTTAGATTCTATAAGTTCCAGTTCAGAGGAAGTTTTGAAAAAGATCAAAGCCCTAAAGACTGAAGATATTCAGAAAGGCAATGTTTTAAATTGTAGGTGGCTTTTTGAAAACCAGCCAATTGATATGATAAAAGAGAGCCAAGAAGGTGATGAATTAGTTAAGACAGTGACAGACATACAAGGTGGGGATGTAAGGAAggggtgttttatttttgagactttttCTTTAGATGAGATTAAAGAAGAATCTGACTGTGTCAGTACCAAGAAAACAATTGCTGAAGAAGTAATGAAGGGTGACGTAAAAAGCTATAGAATGCTCTTTGAAACCCAGCCACTCTATGCAATTCAAGACCGAGAAGGGTATTATCATGAAGTGACAACAGTTAAAAAGGAAGAGGTGATTCATGGAGATGTACGAGGAACGAGGTGGCTTTTTGAAACAAAACCATTAGACTCAATTAATCAGTCAGAGACTGTGTATGTTATTAAATCTGTCACACAAGAAGACATTCAGAAGGGAGATGTTAGTTCTGTCAGATACAGATTTGAAACCCAACCATTGGATCAGATTTCAGAAGAATCACGTGATACCGTGTCCACTGTAGACTATATTCAAGGTGGAGAtgtaaaaacaagtaaacaactTTTTGAATCTGAAAATTTTGATAAGAATACATATATAAGAACAGTAAGTGTCAATGAAATACAAAAGGGCAATGTTAAAACATCTACTTGGCTGTTTGAAACGCACACTATAGATGAACTGAGAGGAGAAGGGTcagaatatgaaaatatcaaAACCGTCACCCAGGAAGATATACAGAAAGGTGATGTTAAGCAGGCAGTATGGCTTTTTGAAAATCAAACTTTGGACTCTATTAAGGAAGCAGATGAAAGCACCAcaaaaatcatcaaggaagaaaTCCCTCCTTCTGATGTCAAAACAACTACATGGCTCTTTGAAACTACACCCCTTCATGAATTTAATGAAAGTAGGGTAGAGAAGGTAGAAATTATTGGCAAGAGCATTAAGGAAACGTTGGAAGAACTCTATTCTCAAAAAGTTATTGAGGCTCCTGGAATTATCATTGAAGCTGATGAAGTTGGGGATGTTCGAATGGCAAAATACAAGCTAATGAATCAAGCCTCTCCTGAGatacagaaagaagaaattattagGGTTGATCTCAAAAATATAATGGTGAACCTACTCTCCAAACGAGACTGTACAAAAAGGGAGATTTTGGTTagtgaagaagagaagggaaatgttAATTTGACCAAAACTCAATTATTAAACAGATCAACAGAATTTCatgctgaaaaagaagaaatagtgaGTGGTGATGTACAACAAGCAATAAAAAACCTGTTCTCTGAGGAAAGATCTGTAAAGAAAGGCATTTTAAttcaagaagatgaaaaaggaGATATTAACATGACTATCTATTGTCTTCTTCATGAAAACACTGGTGACACAATTGAGCGTGAAGAAGTAATAGGGGGTGATGTGAAACGTACCATTCATAGTTTGCTATCTTCCAtatcaaacaataaaatatctgaaagggCTAAAATCGATGCCTCTGAGAGGGGAAATGTTCAGTTTTTCACAACATGCATAGAAATTGGAGCTTTGGATTATCTTAAGCAACTCCAGACAGGGTCAAATGAAACACTAACAGCTGGGaaacaagaaagagaggaagaaataattgGTGGTGATGTGGAGGGCACAAAACTGTTACTGAAGAAAAGGCAATCTCGGGTTGAACGTACTGTTAACGAAACTGACATCATCCCAGGAGATGTGCAGAATACAGTTAAGGTTTTTATGACAGAGCCTCAGACTACATTTTGCAAGACacccaaagaagaaattataaaaggtGATTTGAAATCAACCCTAAATTCCCTCAACCAGGCCATAAGTCAGAAAACAGTAgctaaaacagaagaaattataaaaagtgacATGCTGGCCACATTCAAGTCACTTAAGGAATCAAGCCACCAATGGAAAGAATCTAAACAACCCAATGCCATCCCTGATGATATTGAGAAAGCTATTGAATGCCTTGAAAAGACTGCAAACACAAGGAcagaaatcctgaaaaaggagCTTATCCGAGATGACCTTGAAATGTCACTAAGGAATCTGAAAAAAGCACAGAGAGCTTTTAAAGAGGTGGATAAGAAAAGTGTAATGAAAGAAGATGTGAAGGCGGTGATGGTAGGTTCTTCAGAAGAGCAGAAAACAAAGATTCATCAGATGGCTGAACAGAGGGACAAAAAAAGTGTTCTTCAGCCAAGACCAGGACCTTTTGAACCAGCAGCCAGGTGGCAAGGGGGAACAGATACTCCCAATCAAACTACAGGCAAATCTTGTCATGGGAATTTAATAGAAGAAAGAACTGAACTTAATCTTCCAAAAGCCCCAAAAGGCACCGTAAAGATTGTCATAGATCGTGAACAAAACAACGACGCTCTTGAGAAAAACCTTAGAAGGCTATCTAATTCACACCACAAAGCTAGTAAAAATGTGTTGGAATCAGGGGACAAAATGGGTGTCTGGATGGATACCACAGCAGAGCAGCATTTTGGTGATGAACATATGAGCAGACAATTGACTTCAACTGTGTCAGCTAAGGAAAATCTAAAAACTAAGGAatcagagacagtgagagaacaGAAGAAGGATGCGGTCTTTAACTCTACCCAATCTGTTGATAAAACAATTGGAAGGCAACAGACTCAAACTTGCGAACTGAGAAATGACCACCAGAAGATTGAGTCTTTCTCTGTAAAGAGTCCAAAAAATACCAAACAGACTAAAATATCAACAGATAAACAAAGCCCTAAGCCCAGTCCAACCCAGAGTCTAGTCAACAAGACAGTTGTGGAAACTTGCGAAGTTTCGGAGGACTTTCAGAAGCAAACTTCATTAAAGCAAGAAATACAATGTTCTAGTAAAGGTATAAGGAAGAACATGAACCCTCAGCCAATTTTGCCTATAGATCAAGATATATCAAATACAACAGAAGTAAAAGTCTCCCCAAAAAGCCACAGTAAATTTAAGGCAAGTGACAAAAAGCAGGCTGATGTTCATCTGAAGAGTCAGGACTTTCTAATGAGGACAAATACTTCCACAGACTTAAAAAGGGCAATGGAAATGTCCTTTAATTCAATCAGTTTTAaccctgaaaataatttaaaagaaagtgagTGTTCTCTTCCACCTCCATCTCCACCTCCTGCTCCACCTTCCAATGCGTCGTCTGAAATtgaatttcctcttcctcctccacctcctttaATGATGTTGCCTGAAAAAAACGTTTTTCCTCCCTCACTGTCCACAGAGATGATAAAGGCTGAAATTGAAAGTTTCCCaggcctccctcttcctccaccacCAGAAGATGAGAAATCTGAATGTCTGTCAATGTTTCcgccacctccccctcctccaaccCCATCTCTTAAACCATCgcatctccttccctcctctgttcaAGAAAAGCGAAGTGGAGCAATCATACAATATTCCCAAGAAGAAGCCTCAAGTTCGCAGCAAACTCATTCTCAGGCTAAAGTCCTAACAGGAAAATCGGGAGTAATTTTGCCACCTCCCACATTCCCCAAACCCAAATTTTTCAAACAGATGGAAGATAAAAAGAATCATGGTTCCCCAAGAGGTGAATTGGAAAATTCCCCACCAGATATGGAATGTAAAGCCACTCCCTCGAAGGAtcagaaaaaagtaataatggtGACTAGCAGTGAACACACAGAGATGAAGCAGAACTTATCTAGAAATCTTGATGAAAGCAAACAATTTTCTATGGATTCTAAAAGATCTCTCTCACAGACAGTTCCAGAAACTTCACAACCCAAGGAAAACACAATAGCACCTCTGGTAAAATCGCATTCATTCTCAGCAGGCTCAGGACAACAAAGTCCAAAACCTTATATGAGAAAATTTAAGACACCTTTAATGATTGCTGAAGAAAAGTATAGACAACAAAGAGAAGAgcttgaaaaacagaaacatgagAGTTCTTGCTACAAGATAGTCAAAACAGAAAGCCCAAATCAAAATATGTCAGAGTTGAAAAAGGAAGTGCTgttacaaaaaacaaatgaggtgGTTCCCCTACCCGGAATGGACTCTCGAAGTCATTCTCAAGTACTAGGAGTGGGCGCGGATAACCCGCCTTCCACAACACCAGCGGTGACGGTTGCTGCCGAGGGGCGCCAACGTACTCTACCAGCCTCAGAAGACAAAGATACCATGGAAAAGGAGGTTTTACAGAGCTCGAGGGACACGCTACAATCTATATCAGCTTGTGAAATTAAACAGAGTCACCAGGAATGTAAGACACAACAAGCACAACAGAAGTATGTGGAGGAGCAGTTGCACTTGCCCCAAAGAAAACCAGTTTCCCCAAGTTTCACAGTTAAGAGTACCAAGCTTCCAACTGCAGATcacaaattaaatgaaacagaCCACATCTATGAAAGCCATAAAAAGCAATCTGAAGTCGATGTTCAAACCATTAGCAAACAACAGTACcagaaaactgagaaaactgaagcaagcACTGAATATAGTAATAAGCAATCTGTAGCTGAAAAATATTGTCAATTAcctaagaaggagaaaagagtaaCAATCAAATTGCCTACAGAACCCACAGGGAAAAgccatgaaaataaactcaatataGTTCATGAGAAGCAAAGGGAATATAGAGAATCTGAGAGCGGGAAACTTCCAGGAAACGAAAGAACAAATCAGGAAGCATCAATGGCGGGTCCAAAGGAAGAGAGACTAAcagtggaaagaaaacaagaacatttgAATAAATCGGCACAGAAGGTAGTCAAGCAAAAGGTTACTGATGTACATCTTGATTCACAGACACAGAATTTTCAGCAAACACAAATACAGACTTCTGAAAGTCAAGTTGAACATAAAAAATTGCCCGAGCCGTATAATAAGCTGCAGGAAGAAAAATGTCTTGGAGTCAAGGGCATACAACAGAAACAAGTCTTTTCTAATACTAAAGATTCAAAGCAAGAGATTACACAGaacaaatctttattttcctctgtgaAAGAATCCCAGCAGGATGATGGAAAATGTGCTGTAAATATATTGGAATTCTTGAGAAAACGTGAAGAACTACAACAGATTTTGTCTAGGGTAAAACAGTTTGAAGCAGAGCCAGATAAAAATGGCCTTAAAACATTTCAGACACTGTTAAATATTATTCCAGTATGGCtattaagtgaagaaaaaagacaatatgGAGTTTGCATTGCTATGgaaaataacatagaaaaaatcaaagaagaaataacgCATATTAAAACTCAAGCAGAGGAAATGCTTATGTCCTGTGAGGATATAATTCAAACAGCCATGATATCCTCCAAAGCAGGAAAGCAGAGGCATAAACCCACCAGCCTTAACGAAACGTTACCTAAAATGCCTAATGTTAGCGAACAGCAAGAAAATACGATTGTAGAAAAAACAGAACACTGCCAAGTAGCAACTCACCATGAAGCAACTGCCCACAATCATGTGAAAACCCATCaggaaattaaattagataatagcAAGATCTCTCCTCCCTCCTTAAAAACACGCCCACCGTCACCAACTTTTATAACAATCGAGTCTACTGCCCGGCGAACAGAAACCTCTACTAAGGATGAGCTCTCTCAGTCCCCTAAAAAGGACAGTTTTGCTGAACCATCGCCAAGAACTCCCATGGCACAAACATCTAGAGTTGGCAGAGCAGATGCGTCCCCTCCTCCGCCCAGGAGTCGCTCTGAGCAGCTTGTCAAACTCAAAGACACCACTGCAAAGCTGTCCAGAGGGGGCGTCCCGTGCACATCAGGAACCCCGGTTCCGATTGTGGAGAAAAGGTCTGAGATCATCGCGTCTCCTGCAACACTTCGTCGTCAAATTAAGATAGAAACCCGTGGTAGGGACTCTCCACCCACAATCACAATACCTATAAGTGTAAACCATGTAGATAGTGGTTCCTTCAGAGGATCCATGGAAGCTCAAGAGGAAGTTAGGCAAGTGGAGAAAAGGGCGACTTACTTTCACAAAGACGCTGGGAATTCCGCGCAGCGCCTCCTGCCGGACACTGAAAGTTTTGACGCGGTGGAAATCATCCGCAAGGTCGAAGGGCCCCGCCGCTCAGAGCACACGCAGAGGTTTGAAGCCGCCAACCAAACTGTCCAAATGGCTGAAAATTTCGTGAGTGACcatgaagatgaaataaacagATGGTTCAGGGAATTTGAAGATGGCCCAGCTTTTGAAGCAGAGTCAAATAGAAGAGTTTATACCAATGGAGAAACAAACCATAATATTAAACAAGAAAGTCATTCGTTTTGTAAGGAGGAATTTGGATTAACATCTCTAGAAAATACGAGTTTTACGGGCTTTTCTTGCAACCGTCCTAGAGAGCTACAAGAAAAAATCTCTGTCAAGCAGCCCAGCGTCCGCTCTGAAACAAGGACGCTAAGTGAACATTTCTCAGGTGTGGATGCATTTGAGGGCCAAGTTGTTGGGTCGAGGATGACGGTCTCTTCATCACATAGCTCAGAAGCTGGCAAATCTGGCTTTGACTTCAAGCATGCCCCGCCAACCTATGAAGATGTCATCGCTGgccatattttggatatttctgaTTCACCTAAAGAACTCAGGAGGAATTTTCAGAAGGCATGGCAGGAGAGTGAAAGCGTTTTCAAAAGCCTGGGTTGTGCAACCTCAGATGCTTCTGCCACTGAGATGAGAACCACCTTCCACGAGGACTCTGCATTTATCAGTG aagctgCTGCTCCAAGACAAGGCAATATGTACACTTTGTCAAAAGACTGTTTATCCAATGGAGTGCCTAGTAGCAGACAAGCAGAGTTTTCATAA